A stretch of the Cellulomonas sp. WB94 genome encodes the following:
- a CDS encoding trypsin-like peptidase domain-containing protein has translation MTTPEQPTSPEQPTTPEQPANPFAPPSRRAPDPAAPPPSTPYVGAPAPVWGTGYPPPPAVVVAGSAAERPGRRRGLSFGGIALVVVLALVAGAIGGVVGTRLLADDHLVDAGLPAAIGTGAGDRAPESVAGIAARVLPSVVSIQVTGPDGSATGSGFVLRQDGYILTNNHVVAGSDVAGTTIEVLFADGSESAATVVGATADYDLAVVKVDRTGLVPLVLGNSDDVVVGDPVVAVGAPLGLEGTVTTGIVSALNRPVSAGDSSDTAFINAIQTDAAINPGNSGGPLVNAAGEVVGINSAIAQPPGSLSTAGGSIGLGFAITSNQARRTSEQLIETGHATYPIIGVLLDQRYVGEGVQVSTDDQGSTAAVSPGGPADRAGIRRGDVILAIDGRPVTEPDELIVAIRAKTPGDAVVLRVRTASSERDVRVVLDESATS, from the coding sequence ATGACGACCCCCGAGCAGCCGACGAGCCCCGAGCAGCCGACGACCCCCGAGCAGCCCGCGAACCCGTTCGCGCCGCCGTCGAGGCGTGCTCCCGACCCGGCCGCGCCGCCCCCGAGCACACCGTACGTGGGGGCGCCCGCGCCGGTCTGGGGGACCGGATACCCGCCGCCCCCGGCCGTCGTCGTGGCCGGCTCCGCAGCCGAGCGGCCCGGTCGTCGTCGTGGGCTGTCGTTCGGCGGCATCGCGTTGGTCGTCGTGCTCGCCCTCGTGGCCGGTGCCATCGGAGGCGTGGTCGGCACCCGGCTGCTCGCCGACGACCACCTGGTCGACGCCGGGCTCCCGGCGGCGATCGGGACGGGCGCGGGCGACCGTGCACCCGAGTCGGTCGCGGGGATCGCGGCGCGGGTCCTGCCGAGCGTCGTGTCGATCCAGGTCACGGGCCCGGACGGCTCAGCGACCGGGTCGGGGTTCGTCCTGCGCCAGGACGGGTACATCCTCACGAACAACCACGTCGTGGCAGGCAGCGACGTGGCCGGCACGACCATCGAGGTCCTCTTCGCGGACGGCAGCGAGTCCGCAGCGACCGTCGTCGGCGCGACGGCCGACTACGACCTGGCCGTGGTCAAGGTCGACCGGACCGGGCTCGTGCCGCTGGTCCTCGGCAACTCGGACGACGTGGTCGTGGGCGACCCTGTCGTAGCGGTCGGTGCGCCGCTCGGTCTCGAGGGCACCGTCACGACCGGCATCGTCAGCGCTCTCAACCGGCCGGTGTCGGCCGGTGACTCGTCCGACACCGCGTTCATCAACGCGATCCAGACCGACGCGGCCATCAACCCCGGCAACTCGGGCGGCCCGCTCGTCAACGCAGCAGGCGAGGTCGTCGGCATCAACTCGGCGATCGCCCAGCCGCCCGGGTCGCTGTCGACCGCCGGCGGGAGCATCGGGCTCGGCTTCGCGATCACCTCGAACCAGGCCCGCCGCACGTCCGAGCAGCTCATCGAGACAGGGCACGCGACGTACCCGATCATCGGGGTGCTGCTCGACCAGCGGTACGTCGGCGAGGGCGTCCAGGTGTCGACCGACGACCAGGGCTCGACGGCCGCCGTGTCGCCGGGCGGGCCGGCGGACCGGGCGGGGATCCGTCGGGGGGACGTCATCCTCGCGATCGACGGTCGTCCGGTCACGGAGCCCGACGAGCTGATCGTGGCGATCCGTGCCAAGACCCCGGGCGACGCCGTCGTGCTGCGGGTGCGCACTGCGTCGTCCGAGCGGGATGTGCGCGTGGTCCTCGACGAGTCCGCGACCAGCTGA
- a CDS encoding Sec-independent protein translocase TatB: protein MFDINGGEFIILLVVAVLVIGPERLPKYAEQLAQLVKRAKVFLQETKSRVDDELGEDIKDVDWAALDPRKYDPRRIVRDALLDDVMPAVTGFKRATTFGTAAAAGTTAAAGTAAAAPAGAASAAAGGGSVESGQAAAGQAPYDDEAT from the coding sequence GTGTTCGACATCAACGGCGGCGAGTTCATCATCCTGCTCGTCGTCGCTGTGCTCGTCATCGGCCCCGAGCGTCTGCCGAAGTACGCGGAGCAGCTCGCGCAGCTGGTCAAGCGCGCCAAGGTGTTCCTCCAGGAGACCAAGAGCCGTGTGGACGACGAGCTCGGCGAGGACATCAAGGACGTCGACTGGGCCGCTCTCGACCCGCGCAAGTACGACCCGCGCCGCATCGTCCGGGACGCGCTGCTCGACGACGTGATGCCCGCGGTGACCGGCTTCAAGCGCGCCACGACCTTCGGCACGGCGGCCGCTGCTGGCACCACGGCCGCTGCTGGCACCGCGGCCGCGGCGCCTGCCGGTGCGGCGTCAGCGGCAGCAGGCGGCGGCTCCGTCGAGTCGGGGCAGGCTGCCGCCGGGCAGGCACCCTACGACGACGAGGCGACCTGA
- a CDS encoding 2'-5' RNA ligase family protein: MPQPYSATLQAARGRVGDPAAPSIPPHITLLGPTAVEPGDLAAVERHLEEVASHHRPFVLRLRGTGTFRPVSPVVFVQVVEGIAGCEALERHIRTGPLEQGLRFNYHPHVTVAHEVSEAALDLAFVELSRFDATFVVHAFHSYEYGDDEVWRPVRDFPLTGAADVAAARLHGSRVVPGAGVPGSS; this comes from the coding sequence GTGCCCCAGCCGTACTCCGCGACGCTCCAGGCCGCGCGCGGACGGGTCGGCGACCCGGCTGCACCGTCGATCCCTCCGCACATCACGCTCCTCGGGCCGACCGCGGTCGAGCCGGGCGATCTCGCTGCCGTCGAGCGGCACCTCGAAGAGGTCGCGTCGCACCACCGGCCGTTCGTCCTGCGACTGCGGGGCACCGGGACGTTCCGTCCCGTGTCGCCGGTCGTGTTCGTCCAGGTCGTGGAGGGCATCGCGGGCTGCGAGGCGCTCGAGCGCCACATTCGGACCGGTCCGCTCGAGCAGGGCCTGCGCTTCAACTACCACCCGCACGTCACCGTCGCGCACGAGGTGTCGGAGGCGGCCCTCGACCTCGCGTTCGTCGAGCTGAGCCGGTTCGACGCGACCTTCGTCGTCCACGCGTTCCACAGCTACGAGTATGGCGACGACGAGGTGTGGCGCCCGGTCCGGGACTTCCCGCTGACCGGGGCAGCTGACGTCGCGGCGGCTCGTCTGCACGGGTCTCGCGTCGTACCGGGTGCCGGAGTGCCGGGCTCCTCGTAG